The Lysobacter oculi genomic sequence CGTTGCCCGCGCCGCCGCCAGTCAGTGGCGGCCCGATCGGGGGCGATGGCGGTGGCGGACTTTACATGCCGGGTGACCCGGACCGTGGCGGTCGCGTCGAGCGGTTGCTTGAGCGCCTGGTCGAGCTGGCCACGGATGAAGCGACCGGCACCATCCGCGAATCGGTCTCCGGCGGCGTGTTCGTGCGATGACCGAGCGCGTGCTCCTGGTCGATATCGGCGCCGGCGAACTGCCGGCGATGACACCCGTGGTGCCGGTCTATGCCAGCTGGCTTCCGGTGGTCGCGCCGCCCGCCGGCCTCGCGCCGCCCACCGGCGTGGTGAGCACGCCGGTCGCCGATGGCGTGCTGCTGCAGTGGACGGGACTTGGCCCCTACGAGCACATCCGCGTCGAGATCGCACCGGCACCTGCAGGGCCGTGGACGCCGCTGGCCGAGGTGCATGAAGGCACCCAGTACCTCGTCACGCTGCCGGCAGGCGCCACCGAGGCGCGCGTGGTGCGCGTCAAGGCCGGCATCGATTCTGCTCCGGTCAACCTAGGCACCGTCACGCCCAACCTGCTGACGGAAGTCACCGCGGACATGCTGGCCGAGGCGGCCGCCGACGCAACCGCCAAGGCGAACGCCGCGAAGGCTGAGGCCACGGCCCGCGCGAACGCGCTGCAGGCGCAGATCAACGACGTGGTCGGCACGGCCGACGACTGGACCAACGCGAACCCGTATCCCGCCGGCGACTCCGTGCGCTACAGCGGCCATCTGTACCGCGCCAAGACCGCGGTGCCCGGCAACACGCCGCCGCCCAACGAGACCTACTGGCAGGACATTGGAAATTACGCCAGCGTCGGCGAGGCAGTTGCTGCGGCTGTCAGCATGGGCGTGCAGAACGCCAGCGACATCGAAACGGAATCCTCGCGCGTGGATGGGATGCTTGCGCGGTTCCCGGTTGGTACGGGCGGTCTGGCATCTGAGGCAATGGTGGCGGATGAGGCAGCGGCGCGGGCGAATGCAGACGGCGCGCTGTCTTCACGCACGAGCTTGATCGAAGCCCGTATGCCTACTGGAACGGGTTCGCTCGCCAGCGAAGCCCGCGTGATTGACGCTGAAAACGCATCCGCTACCCGCGACAGCGCGATCAGCGGTCGAGTGTCCGGGGTGGAAGCACGGATGCCTACGGGCACCGACAAGCTGGCCAACGAAGCCCGCGTGGTCGCTGCGGAAGATGCGTCGGTCGGGCGGGACAATGCACTCGGGTCAAGAGTGACCACTGTGGAAGCCCGGATGCCAGCCGGTTCGGGCGCGCTTGCCACCAGCGCCCAAGTCGTTGACGAAGCCACTGCACGCGCCAACGCGGACGGCGCATTGGGTTCGCGTACCAGCGTGATCGAAGCGCGGATGCCCACTGGCACAGACACGCTTGCGAACGAAGCGCGCGTGGTCGTTGCGGAGAACGCATCGGTTGGGCGCGATAACGCTTTGGGGGTGCGAACCTCTGCCATTGAAGCGACAGTCAACAACCCGGAAACTGGGGTCGAGGCTACGGCGGGAGCCCTTGAGGAAACCAGGGCGCGAGTTGAAAAGCCGAACCCGAACATGCTTCCAAACCCGACGTTTGCATTCGGATTTGAAGGCTGGAACACGTGGAGTTCTAACGGCACGACGGCTCTCATAGGTGGTACCTCACCCAATGACATCTGGGGGCCGCGCGCTGCATTTCCGCCGAACTCCGGCGCCACCATGACTGTCTCCAAAGTGTTAGTGGGCTTGAATCCGGGTAGCACGTACACGATTTCGTTCGAGGGCGAGAATAACTCGAACACCGGGCTAGTCTATGTAAACGGTGTTGCTCAAGATGCGGCTGGCAACACAGCGGGAAACTGGATTGCCCCCGCTGTAATTCCGTCGGGTGAGTTATATAACCAGCGCCGATCAATCACTTTCACACTCCCTGCTGGCGCTGACCGCTTTTACTTCCAACTCCTTGCTGATAACACGAATAACTGGGTTGCTTTTCGCCGCGTGAAGCTCGAGGTGGGAGGCATCGCCACTGTATACAGCGAAGATGGTGCCATTCATTCGCAGGCCGGAAAGTTAACGGCGTTGACAGCCGAGGTTGCAGGCAAGGCGGAAGGTAGTGTGGTCGAGCAAGTGCTGGTAGACATCGAGGCGCTTGAAAAGTCGAATCCGAACCTGATCCCGAATGGCGCTTTCCTTAAAGACACGAACGGTTGGGCGTTGGGACCGGGCGTTGGGCGGGGGTCTGACGACAACGGAACGTACATCGCCGCTGGGCCTGTCAGCGGAACCAGCGTCACTGGAGGCCCTAGCTTTATCGTACCCGCAGCCGAATTGGTCATGACCCTTTCGGCTGAAGTCATTAAGTTCGGGGCCGCAGGTGTGGCATGGATTGACGTTCTCGGGGCGACGGGCGAAGGGGTTGCCCCAAGCTACGATGGCCCGGATGCAGGCATTGTGGCAGGCGACTTCTTCACCCGAAGGATGGTGACTTTCACCAAGCCCGCTGGAATCACCGTCCTTTGGCCGCGCCTAATCATCGCGGATACCGACAACTTGGTCGGCGCGACGAAGTTCAAGCTAGAGGTTGGCAGCCGCTTCACTGGCTTCAACGATGCGGCGACGGTTGCCGCAACCGTGTCACAGACCAGCGCGCTCAATCTCGCAGTTGGCGGTGTCAACGGTGCGGCAGTCAGCAGTACCTCGCTGACCTACCGCACGGGCGTGATGGAGGCCAGCAAGGTCGAGTTCCTGAAGGTCGGCAACAAGGTCACCGGCTACCGGATCGGCAACGATGGGCTGGCGACCAACTTCGAGTTGGTGGCGGATTCGATCGAGTTGATGACCGGCGCAAGCACGGGCGTCACGATCACTCGCAACAAGATGGATCGCGTGTTCGGCAGCGCCGCGTTCTACGAGGGTGACCCTTGGGGGAGCGACAGTCTCGTAATGTGGATCGGCCCGGCCAGCACCGCAAAGTCCGCCGCGACGAAAGCCAACGCGACGATGTGGATGGACAACACCGGCAAGTCGGGCTACGGCGGCAGCGTCATCAAGGCGAGCAACGTCAAGACTGCCAGCGCCACGACGGATAGCGACACGATAACCGCGACCGTCGCCACGTTCACCAAAGACCCGGCATCCACGCAGCGCAAGATCACCGCCGAGTTCAGCTTCAACAGCAATAAGACCGCGAACATCAACGATGGCTTTAGCGAGGTGCGCTATGGCGGATCGTTCGTGGTCGAGGTGTCGATCGATGGCGGCGCATGGACGACGATACAGACCGCTGGCATCAACGGCGTCAACGGGAAGTATGGCGAACCCGGCTTTACGCCCTACGTTTCCTACGCCAACGGCAAGGTGGTGCTGATCCACAACGCCGGTGGCACGACTTTCAGCTACCGCGTTCGGCAGAACAGTGGAATTATGCAAGCCGTTCCCGGCGGCACGACAACCCGCATGATCGCCATCGAGGTGGTCGAGCAATGAAAATGACAGCTGCCATAGCCACCGTGGTCCTGCTTGCGGGGTGCGGCGAACGCATCGACCCGCAGCCCGCCGCCGGTCAGGTCTACCATCTGCCGCCGATTGAGTGGCGCGTGGTTGATCGCGCGGAGCTGGAGCGCGTCTACCGGGACGCGGGCATGCCTTTGAACCAAGGGGATCGGCTTCATGGCTTCGCGGGGCGTCTGCCGGATGGTCGCATGGTGATCTACACCCTTCCGCCCACGCGCGTCGATGACGCCGCCACGCTCACGCTCGGCCACGAGGTGGCGCACGTCGCCCTGGGGAGCTACCACCGATGAAGACCTTTGCGCGCTTCGCAACGGTGCCGATCGGGACGGGCCTGGTCGCCGGCAATGGCGGACTGCTGCTGGCCAGCAACGTAGCCGGGTTGTCCACGCCGCGTACCGCGCGCGGCGATATCGGCCGCAGTAGTGGCGTGGTCGGCTTCGAAGTGGCGCTGTGGGGTGACGCCGCGTTGGTCGCGATGGTAGGGCTGGTGCAGCCTGGCGCATCTCTGGATACCTTCATCGGCGCGGATGCGGCTGGCATCGGCTGGCGACTGGACACCGGGCAGGTATTCGCCGGCGGCGCGGTGGTGGCCAGCGGCCTGCCTGTCATCGGCAAGCAGGAGATCGTCGGTCTGCAGGTGGATTTCACCGCCGGGAAAGTGCGCTTCTACCGCGGTTCGAACATGGTCCACGAGAGGGACCTTCCGGCCGGCGGCGTGACCTGGTATCCGGCCGTCGCGCTGGCGGCCGTCGAGCCCGGCACGCTGGTCGCGGCGATCAGCGCGGGCCAATGGCCAGCAGCAACGCCGGCCGGGACGTGGGCGCCGGCGCCAGCGGCCGCAGCGCCTGTGCGACTGGCTGACATGCACTGGCTGAGCGCACCTGGCGATGTCCTGCCGAACGCGCGTTACGAAGGTCTGATTGCGGATGGTGGGTTCGACACCTTCTCGGCCCTGCACTTCTGGCCCTGGGGTGATGCGCCGATCGCTGTCAGCATGGCCACGCTTCGGGTGATGGACCCGGAGGGTCGAGTCGATGGTCTGCTGACAGGCTCGGCGGATGGGCTCCCAGTCAAGGTCAGCGCCGCGCCGCGGGCAGGTTCGCTCGCGGACGCGCAAGGCGTGGGCCGCTATGTGTTGGCGGGTGCAGAAGTCGAGGACGACATGCGCCGCACGCTGACGCTGGCGGATGCTCACGATGACTTGGGTGAATTGCTCAACCCGGCGGTTTTCCTGCCCAACATTCCGCAGCTCGCCTGGCAGCCACAGCCGCTGGTGATCGGTGCAGTGGCCAACATCCCAGCGTTGCCGGCGAACGGTGACGCCACTGCACTCTTTCTCGCGGATGCGCCGGTGCACGGCATCAGCGTCGTGCGCGACCGCGGGGATGCGATGGAAGCCGGCACATGGGTGCAGTCGGCCGACAAGCACCAGCTGCTGATGGCTTCGCCCAGCATCGGCCCGGTGACCGCCGATGGCAGCAGCCTCGGGCTGACTTCAGGCGAGCCGACGCCGGCCACGCTCCAGCAATTCCTCGGCGAGTGCTTCCGGCGCATTGGCAAGTCGGCGTGGGCCAGCGGGGACGCAGCGGCGATCGACGCGGCCACAGGTTATGCAGGCATCGGCTATTCCAGTCGGGACGCTGTGGACGCCTGGACCGCCGTTACGGCCGCGCTGGCCAGCTACGGGGCCTGGTTGTGGCGTGACGGCGACGGCGTGCTGCGTATTGCGCGCGTGGTGGCGCCGGAGGCAGTGGCCGATGCCGATATCGTCCTTGAGCTTGAGGAAAGCCAGCTGCTGCGAGATGTGGTGCGCGTGAACGATGGCGCGCCCGCCCTTTCACGCCGCATGGGCTATCGGCCCAATGCCTACATCCACGGCCCGGCTGATCTGGTCACCGACCTTGAGGATGTGCCGCCCGCGATGCGAGAGCGGCTGATGTCGCCGCATTGGGGGCAGGTCTACAGCGATCGGGCCATCTCGCCGATCTATCGTCACGCCGACACTGCGCCGGCACGTACATCGCTGTTCTGGCGAGAGCAAGACGCCTATGCGGAGCTCGATCGGGTGCTGGGGATATATGCAGTGGCGCGCGCCAGTTACCGCTGGGAGATCCGCGATCTCAAAATCAACCTCACTCCGGGCGATGCAGTGAGGGCGAAATATTCGCGTTACATGGCGCTGGCCAGCGGCCGAAAGCTGCTGGTTCGTGGTGTTCAACGAAACGAAATCACCGGCGCGACCGTGTTGACCTTGTGGGGATGACGGAATGAAGATCGGATACACGCCGCGAGAGTGGAACACGTCGCCTACCGTGGCTATCGCAGGTGGCGCATGGCTGACAGTCGATGGCGGCGCCGCGTGCGTGGACGGGGAGCCATCGCGCGTCGCACGCTATCAGGCAGCCGGCGTCGCCACCGTGACGCTGACGCTACCGAGCGCGGTGCCGGTCGGCGTGGCGGCTGTGCTGGGACTGAAAGGCGTGGTCCCCGGCGCCGGTGTCACGGTCACCGCTGGAGGCCAGGTTGTCCCAGGCGAGGTGCAGGAATTCGCTGATGGCACGTTGGGCGTGTTCGTTCTGGTGATGGGTGCCGCGGCATCCAACACCGTGCAGTTCGCGCTGCCGGCTGGGACGGTTGACGTGGGCGAGCTGGTGGCGCTGCCGATCACTGACATCGAGCATGAGGCCGACTGGAGCGTGGAGGTAGTAGACCCCTCGGAGATCGGCCGCACTCGCGGTTCGAGTCTCTCCACGCTGCAGCGCGTCCCTTATCGCCGCCTCGATGCGCGATTGGCCGCCGTGGGGAAGGCCGCTGTACGTCATGGCGGCTTGCCGGGAGGTATGGACCTGGAGCGTCTCGCCGCCGTCACGGCAGGTGGCCGGCGCTGCCTGTTCGTGCCTCGCTATCGCACGCCAGCCGGCGGGGTCGACAAAGCAGAGCTGAATGCCTCGGCCATCTACGGCAAGGGGCGTGTCGGTACGGCGCAGCATGTGTCTGGCGATTGGTACCGCAGCAGCTGCTCTATCGAGGAGGTGCCCGCCTACTAAGAACAGGGCGACGGCCAGGCACCGGCAAGTGCCCAGCCGCCGCCATCACCAACGCGTCTTGACCGCGTGATTCTGGCCTTGGCCCTGCTGCTCCCGCGAGAGCAGGGTCAGTCTGGCCAACACCCATCGCACGAGTTGAGACATGCCGAAATTGAATACGTTGTTCCCCTGGCCAGGCGGTAAGACCCGGCTTCTTCCGCACCTGCTGCCCCTGCTCTCTGCCAACCCGC encodes the following:
- a CDS encoding SPRY domain-containing protein; translated protein: MKTFARFATVPIGTGLVAGNGGLLLASNVAGLSTPRTARGDIGRSSGVVGFEVALWGDAALVAMVGLVQPGASLDTFIGADAAGIGWRLDTGQVFAGGAVVASGLPVIGKQEIVGLQVDFTAGKVRFYRGSNMVHERDLPAGGVTWYPAVALAAVEPGTLVAAISAGQWPAATPAGTWAPAPAAAAPVRLADMHWLSAPGDVLPNARYEGLIADGGFDTFSALHFWPWGDAPIAVSMATLRVMDPEGRVDGLLTGSADGLPVKVSAAPRAGSLADAQGVGRYVLAGAEVEDDMRRTLTLADAHDDLGELLNPAVFLPNIPQLAWQPQPLVIGAVANIPALPANGDATALFLADAPVHGISVVRDRGDAMEAGTWVQSADKHQLLMASPSIGPVTADGSSLGLTSGEPTPATLQQFLGECFRRIGKSAWASGDAAAIDAATGYAGIGYSSRDAVDAWTAVTAALASYGAWLWRDGDGVLRIARVVAPEAVADADIVLELEESQLLRDVVRVNDGAPALSRRMGYRPNAYIHGPADLVTDLEDVPPAMRERLMSPHWGQVYSDRAISPIYRHADTAPARTSLFWREQDAYAELDRVLGIYAVARASYRWEIRDLKINLTPGDAVRAKYSRYMALASGRKLLVRGVQRNEITGATVLTLWG